In Rhineura floridana isolate rRhiFlo1 chromosome 22, rRhiFlo1.hap2, whole genome shotgun sequence, a single genomic region encodes these proteins:
- the FAM89B gene encoding leucine repeat adapter protein 25 produces MTCLQSSSQDSLAGNVCAIEGLPPLPKGLSGILNSSGGSWREIEKVYSKKTRIQDDLSKSQAASEKLLLRSKPANLDSALAVLRKEMVGLRQLDMSLLCQLWSLYESIQEYKGLFQDMSSSLHSEGSLAAENGFSDEDEDFEVDPMSPDGHKENPLGQRLRLLQPQNSRDQWLQDSFHITI; encoded by the exons ATGACCTGCCTGCAGTCCTCCTCCCAGGACAGCCTGGCGGGGAACGTCTGCGCCATCGAGGGGCTCCCGCCGCTGCCCAAGGGCCTCAGCGGGATCCTCAACTCCAGCGGGGGCTCCTGGCGCGAGATCGAGAAAGTCTACAGCAAGAAGACGCGGATCCAGGACGACCTGAGCAAGTCCCAGGCCGCCTCCGAGAAGCTGCTCCTCCGCAGCAAGCCGGCCAACCTCGACTCGGCCCTGGCCGTGCTGCGCAAGGAGATG GTGGGGCTTCGGCAACTCGACATGTCCCTCCTCTGCCAGCTCTGGTCCCTGTACGAGTCCATTCAGGAATACAAAGGCCTCTTTCAGGACATGTCTTCCTCCCTACACTCGGAAGGGAGCCTTGCTGCCGAAAACGGCTTCTCCGATGAGGACGAGGACTTTGAAGTGGATCCGATGAGCCCCGACGGGCACAAGGAGAACCCCCTGGGCCAGCGGCTCCGTCTGCTCCAGCCGCAGAACTCCCGGGACCAGTGGCTCCAAGACTCATTCCACATCACCATCTGA
- the ZNRD2 gene encoding protein ZNRD2, whose amino-acid sequence MALNPAGDDAEWEPPSEAELKVIQARRERQDKISKLMSDYLLKGYRMLGDCCEECGTILLQDKQKKLYCVACQELNSDVDKDNPALNAQAALSQVRERQLAATSEDATSLEYLSSLPTPRHVPRPEHCEGAAAGLRASAAAPALPVPVTVSSCPLPVGALAVAEEAILQKISWAGHELQQTTCIETSIQLCSLIRSCTESLKGIKELLQGGGPDV is encoded by the exons ATGGCGCTTAACCCGGCAG GCGACGACGCGGAGTGGGAGCCGCCGTCGGAGGCGGAGCTGAAGGTGATCCAGGCCCGGCGCGAGCGGCAGGACAAGATCAGCAAGCTGATGAGCGACTACCTCCTCAAGGGCTACCGCATGCTAGGCGACTGCTGCGAGGAGTGCGGG ACTATTTTGCTGCAAGACAAGCAGAAGAAATTGTACTGTGTCGCCTGCCAAGAACTTAATTCTGATGTTGACAAGGACAATCCAG CCCTGAATGCTCAAGCTGCTCTGTCCCAAGTGCGCGAACGACAGTTAGCTGCCACTTCGGAGGACGCCACTTCACTTGAGTACCTCTCCTCTCTGCCAACTCCTCGCCACGTGCCACGCCCGGAACACTGTGAAGGGGCAGCCGCAGGACTCCGAGCTTCTGCTGCCGCTCCAGCGCTCCCCGTACCTGTCACGGTTTCTTCCTGTCCGCTGCCCGTTGGCGCCCTAGCTGTAGCAGAGGAAGCCATACTGCAGAAGATCAGCTGGGCTGGCCACGAGCTCCAGCAGACCACGTGCATTGAAACCAGCATACAGCTCTGCTCACTTATCCGTTCCTGCACAGAATCCCTCAAGGGAATTAAGGAACTGTTGCAGGGAGGCGGCCCTGATGTGTAG